The Saxibacter everestensis genome has a window encoding:
- a CDS encoding A1S_2505 family phage non-structural protein: MDEQRVTPERIEDLADDEIFVFGSNDSGQHGAGAALLAYQRFGAVWGQGHGPMGQSYGISTMEGFELFRRNAAEFNRFASAHPELTFLLTKVGCGIAGYTEAQVAPLFAEAPPNVVKPEGW; encoded by the coding sequence ATGGACGAGCAACGGGTGACACCTGAGCGGATCGAAGACCTGGCCGATGACGAAATCTTCGTGTTCGGCAGCAACGACTCGGGCCAGCATGGCGCCGGCGCGGCGTTACTCGCCTACCAGCGCTTCGGCGCCGTCTGGGGCCAGGGTCACGGGCCGATGGGCCAAAGCTACGGAATTTCGACCATGGAGGGGTTCGAACTCTTCCGTCGTAACGCAGCGGAATTCAATCGCTTCGCCTCCGCCCATCCGGAGCTGACTTTTCTGCTCACCAAGGTCGGCTGCGGAATCGCCGGCTACACCGAGGCGCAGGTGGCTCCGCTCTTCGCCGAGGCGCCGCCGAACGTGGTGAAGCCTGAAGGTTGGTAG
- a CDS encoding FAD-binding oxidoreductase, giving the protein MARKVGTVALRQPVVDRGNVDIAPLVSALPASAVIVDPDKMASYRWDRANDPDAGYPLAVVRVESAEDVQTAVRFAVKHHLPVITRGAGSGLSGGSSAVEGCIMVSTERMRAIQIDRTTRTAVVEPGALNAEVKAAAAEHGLWYPPDPSSFEICSIGGNVATNAGGLCCVKYGVTSDYVLGMTVVLADGRIVKLGGPRLKDVAGLSLTKLFVGSEGTLGIITQIILRLIPAQRPASTLVASFRALDDATATILQITEAMRPSMLEFMDKATINAVEDVSRMDLDRQAEAMLVVQSDEPAGYAAEEIDRITEICARNNASDVFSTDDPEEGNAFVTARRMAIPAVERKGSLLLEDVGVPVPELGALVRGIAEIAAGHGLTIAVIAHAGDGNTHPLLVFDPMDADEARRAQLAYGEVMRLAISLGGTITGEHGVGRLKKPWLPECLGDDALGLNHVLKAALDPDGVLNPGVGF; this is encoded by the coding sequence ATGGCGAGGAAGGTGGGCACTGTGGCCCTTCGGCAGCCGGTGGTCGACCGGGGCAATGTCGACATCGCCCCACTCGTGTCGGCGCTTCCGGCTTCGGCGGTGATCGTCGATCCGGACAAGATGGCTTCCTACCGATGGGATCGGGCAAACGACCCAGATGCCGGTTATCCACTCGCCGTCGTGCGCGTCGAAAGCGCGGAGGACGTGCAGACGGCGGTGCGGTTCGCCGTCAAACATCACCTTCCGGTGATTACCAGGGGCGCCGGATCCGGCCTCTCGGGCGGGTCGTCTGCGGTCGAAGGCTGCATCATGGTCTCGACCGAACGGATGAGGGCAATCCAGATCGACCGAACGACCCGCACCGCGGTGGTCGAACCGGGCGCGCTCAACGCGGAGGTGAAGGCTGCCGCCGCCGAGCACGGCCTCTGGTATCCGCCCGATCCTTCGTCGTTCGAGATCTGCTCAATCGGGGGCAACGTCGCGACCAACGCCGGCGGGCTGTGTTGTGTGAAGTACGGCGTGACGTCCGACTACGTGCTGGGGATGACGGTCGTTCTTGCCGACGGACGGATTGTGAAACTCGGCGGTCCGCGGCTCAAAGACGTCGCCGGCCTGTCGCTGACCAAGCTTTTCGTCGGGAGCGAGGGAACGCTGGGAATCATCACCCAGATCATCCTGCGGTTGATCCCGGCGCAGCGTCCGGCGTCAACGCTGGTAGCTTCATTCCGCGCGCTCGACGACGCCACCGCGACAATACTGCAGATCACCGAGGCGATGCGGCCCTCGATGCTTGAGTTCATGGACAAGGCCACGATCAACGCGGTCGAGGACGTCTCAAGGATGGACCTCGACCGGCAGGCCGAGGCGATGCTCGTCGTCCAGTCAGATGAGCCGGCAGGTTACGCCGCCGAGGAGATCGACCGAATCACCGAGATCTGCGCGCGGAACAACGCCTCGGATGTCTTCAGCACCGACGACCCGGAGGAAGGTAACGCATTCGTCACCGCCCGCCGGATGGCGATCCCTGCGGTCGAACGGAAGGGCTCGCTGCTGCTGGAGGACGTCGGCGTTCCGGTGCCGGAACTCGGCGCCCTGGTGCGTGGAATCGCCGAGATCGCCGCCGGACATGGACTGACGATCGCCGTAATCGCGCATGCCGGCGACGGCAACACCCACCCGCTCCTGGTTTTCGACCCGATGGACGCAGACGAGGCACGCCGGGCCCAACTCGCGTACGGCGAGGTGATGCGGCTGGCGATATCGCTTGGCGGCACAATCACCGGCGAGCACGGGGTCGGACGGCTCAAGAAGCCGTGGTTGCCCGAGTGCCTCGGCGATGACGCACTCGGCCTGAACCACGTGCTCAAGGCTGCCCTCGATCCCGATGGCGTTCTCAATCCGGGCGTGGGGTTTTAG
- a CDS encoding Na+/H+ antiporter NhaC family protein has protein sequence MAESPAPQSAKPSQSSNAYDVALTPGRTRLVNVIAAVGVLLSIYAAFVTSGPTLWGLLPIVLYAVLCLLGMDIVIGTIIALVSGLIIAKLPPLGIGTLMGESLADQITMIGLIIILGAGVGEVLKLTGVAETIVHGVMRVFGSKSKLAVILGVMLACLILVASLGTLAGALAIAAPILLPITARLGFTRSATASMMFIGGCAGLAMAPFAGSNVAIMDAADVSYLQFVLFGAGPLMILSLVLGLVIVPWMQRRTARQGDFYTEDEIGTESAAPPKGAGRTTAVFLGLLIITVVYATIAAADTTFPLLALPILGIVTGLAGGMSTRNIANAMYRGAASLVSIFLLFWLLAALFQVIDKLAPFEVILELVGDNLASGSPFLFTIVISLLGWVGIPGATAAQVILLDKVFGDLAGTIGISAGSWIVVLLFASKADTYGPFPNGNMIGVMGLARSSNLKNMLITGWLLLVPACVMYLIILFFETR, from the coding sequence ATGGCCGAATCACCGGCGCCCCAGTCAGCCAAACCCAGCCAAAGCTCGAACGCCTACGACGTCGCGCTCACCCCGGGACGGACGCGCCTCGTCAACGTGATCGCGGCCGTCGGGGTTCTGCTATCGATCTACGCGGCCTTCGTGACCTCAGGTCCCACCTTGTGGGGTCTGTTGCCGATTGTGCTCTATGCCGTGCTGTGCCTGCTCGGTATGGACATCGTGATCGGTACGATCATCGCCCTGGTTTCGGGGCTGATCATTGCAAAGCTTCCGCCGCTCGGGATAGGCACCCTGATGGGCGAATCACTTGCGGATCAAATCACCATGATCGGCCTGATCATCATTCTTGGCGCAGGGGTCGGCGAGGTGCTCAAACTCACCGGAGTTGCCGAGACAATCGTGCACGGGGTGATGCGGGTCTTTGGAAGCAAGAGCAAACTGGCAGTCATCCTCGGCGTCATGCTGGCTTGCCTGATTCTGGTCGCCAGCCTGGGTACGCTGGCCGGAGCGCTTGCAATCGCGGCGCCGATCCTGCTCCCAATCACGGCTCGCCTGGGGTTCACCCGGTCCGCGACAGCATCGATGATGTTCATCGGCGGATGTGCCGGGCTGGCAATGGCTCCGTTCGCGGGGTCAAATGTCGCCATCATGGATGCCGCCGACGTCAGCTACCTTCAGTTCGTGCTGTTCGGCGCCGGGCCTTTGATGATCCTGTCGCTGGTCCTCGGTCTCGTCATCGTGCCTTGGATGCAACGCCGTACCGCCCGGCAAGGCGATTTCTACACCGAGGACGAGATCGGCACCGAATCCGCGGCACCGCCCAAGGGTGCCGGACGTACCACAGCCGTATTCCTCGGTCTGCTTATTATCACCGTTGTATATGCGACGATCGCAGCCGCGGACACAACCTTCCCGCTTCTGGCACTGCCGATCCTGGGGATCGTCACCGGACTCGCAGGCGGCATGTCTACCCGCAACATCGCGAACGCCATGTACCGGGGAGCCGCCAGCCTGGTCAGCATCTTCCTGTTGTTCTGGCTACTGGCCGCACTGTTTCAGGTCATCGACAAGCTGGCGCCTTTCGAAGTCATCCTGGAACTCGTCGGAGACAACCTGGCATCCGGTTCGCCCTTCCTGTTCACGATTGTGATCAGTCTGCTCGGCTGGGTCGGCATTCCCGGCGCGACGGCTGCGCAGGTGATCCTGTTGGACAAGGTCTTCGGCGACCTCGCGGGGACCATCGGAATCAGCGCAGGATCCTGGATCGTTGTCCTGCTCTTCGCTTCGAAGGCAGACACCTACGGGCCGTTCCCGAACGGCAATATGATCGGCGTCATGGGCCTCGCCCGCTCGTCGAACCTGAAAAACATGCTGATCACGGGATGGCTGCTGCTCGTCCCAGCCTGCGTGATGTACCTGATCATCCTCTTCTTTGAAACGAGATAA
- a CDS encoding exopolysaccharide biosynthesis polyprenyl glycosylphosphotransferase: MNSGFSRANPAARQTEETQEIPTHPTLMPSTAHIIDQRKVFQHDDWQAIDKNPPQEKKTHRLWSSQRFVLSLLALDLIVALFTILGIIIGSRDSSLLTVTELALCVIAWFICSAILGGLSSRREESTSRSVSFRAGFTTLALCIVASALPGLVSHPAQLFIMVGALTAGSVIGRSIFRRYSSPVVLVVGGDAEEAPVAAGVQARRLEVTPELRADSAALIAKIRETARSYDACSVELNGQLGLSADQLQGLSWELREQQASLRFAIAGGPLRASRVHAVMSGDHAVLEISAPQQPWAVRAAKRTFDIVGSALLLLLFSPLLLILAVLVKVTSKGPVFYRQERIGRHGRPFKMWKFRSMVDNADAQLHALLAQQSKGDQPLFKVDNDPRITRFGAVMRRYSLDELPQLFNVLGGTMSLVGPRPQRPSEVALYSGGAVHRLGVLPGMTGLWQVSGRSRLTWEAAQRLDIDYAHNWSLGKDLWILTRTARAVLGADGAQ, translated from the coding sequence TTGAATTCCGGATTCTCCCGCGCAAACCCAGCTGCCCGCCAGACCGAAGAAACGCAAGAGATCCCGACACATCCAACGTTGATGCCGTCGACCGCGCACATCATCGACCAGCGAAAAGTGTTTCAGCACGACGACTGGCAGGCGATCGACAAGAACCCGCCGCAGGAAAAGAAGACTCACCGGTTGTGGTCATCGCAGCGCTTTGTGCTCTCACTCCTCGCCCTCGACCTCATCGTCGCCCTGTTCACGATTCTCGGCATAATCATCGGCTCGCGTGACAGCTCGCTGCTTACGGTCACGGAACTTGCCCTGTGCGTCATCGCATGGTTCATTTGCTCGGCGATCCTGGGCGGGCTCTCATCGCGCCGCGAGGAATCAACCAGCCGATCAGTGAGTTTCCGCGCCGGATTCACCACATTGGCACTGTGCATCGTGGCCTCCGCGCTTCCCGGACTGGTCAGTCACCCGGCGCAGCTGTTCATTATGGTCGGCGCGCTGACCGCTGGAAGCGTGATCGGGCGTTCGATCTTCCGCCGCTACTCCTCACCGGTGGTCCTCGTCGTCGGGGGCGATGCCGAAGAGGCGCCGGTCGCCGCCGGCGTGCAGGCCCGTCGGCTCGAGGTGACACCCGAACTGCGGGCGGATTCCGCGGCCCTGATCGCCAAGATCCGCGAGACCGCACGGAGCTACGATGCCTGTTCGGTCGAACTCAACGGCCAGCTTGGGCTCTCCGCGGACCAACTGCAGGGGCTCAGCTGGGAACTGCGGGAACAGCAGGCCAGCCTCCGGTTCGCAATCGCGGGCGGGCCATTGCGGGCAAGCAGGGTCCACGCCGTGATGAGCGGCGATCATGCCGTGCTGGAAATCTCCGCCCCGCAGCAGCCCTGGGCGGTCAGGGCGGCCAAGCGAACTTTCGACATCGTAGGTTCGGCACTTCTCCTGCTGCTCTTCTCTCCGCTTCTGCTGATCCTGGCAGTTCTGGTCAAGGTCACCAGCAAAGGCCCGGTCTTCTACCGGCAGGAACGGATCGGCCGACATGGCAGACCGTTCAAAATGTGGAAGTTCCGTTCGATGGTCGACAATGCCGACGCCCAGCTGCACGCGCTGCTGGCTCAGCAGTCAAAGGGTGATCAGCCACTCTTCAAGGTCGATAACGACCCGCGAATCACCCGATTCGGCGCCGTGATGCGCCGCTACTCGCTGGATGAGCTGCCGCAGCTCTTCAACGTACTTGGCGGAACCATGAGCCTGGTCGGGCCTCGACCGCAACGCCCGTCGGAGGTGGCGCTCTACAGTGGCGGCGCGGTCCACCGGCTCGGCGTGCTTCCCGGGATGACCGGGCTGTGGCAGGTCAGCGGCCGGTCACGGCTGACCTGGGAGGCTGCACAACGTCTCGATATCGACTACGCGCACAACTGGTCGCTCGGCAAGGACCTGTGGATCCTGACCCGAACGGCCCGGGCTGTGCTCGGCGCGGACGGAGCCCAGTGA
- a CDS encoding DNA cytosine methyltransferase, giving the protein MASRLGEVVGTPSAKSIEVTSAVASRTTVTTGGGSSKQALVIADRGEMKVRWLTPVECARLMGADKFKTRARTDNQELFGFGDAVVVDVIAWIADHYLLPLLRPAVK; this is encoded by the coding sequence GTGGCGAGCCGACTGGGTGAGGTGGTCGGGACTCCCTCGGCGAAGTCGATCGAGGTCACCAGCGCCGTTGCGTCGAGGACCACGGTCACAACCGGCGGCGGCTCATCGAAGCAGGCCCTGGTCATCGCTGACCGTGGAGAGATGAAGGTGCGCTGGCTGACGCCGGTCGAGTGCGCCCGCCTCATGGGTGCCGACAAGTTCAAGACGCGCGCGCGAACGGACAATCAGGAGCTCTTCGGGTTCGGCGACGCTGTGGTCGTCGACGTCATCGCCTGGATCGCCGACCACTACCTGCTTCCGCTACTTCGTCCCGCAGTGAAGTAG
- a CDS encoding bifunctional NAD(P)H-dependent oxidoreductase/GNAT family N-acetyltransferase: MSTKLVNHPIRLLVIVASTRPGRLGPAVADWFIQATQVDAEQAGITVEIADLAEVALPFLDEPEHPSTGVYTKEHTRAWSGLVDRADAFVVITPEYNYGMPAVLKNALDYLYREWAWKPVAFVSYGNTSAGTRSVQMAKQVVTTLRMMPIGATVALRIADSIQDGLVQKGTSLDQAARNVLEELSSVARALRPLRATQKGGSPNSDTQDGDTEDSDSPNSVTPNQDGVTPGPVDGLALSVAGEHDLAELLVLQRCCWVQEALANNTLDLWPLRETLTDIKMWVTTWRVWIVRRQGRLVAAVRARTQDSTWEIGRLMVAPDQAGNGIGSWLLAHSERHAPDGTSTIALFTGQHSHRNIGLYRRSGYAIYPAPMGTAVDAVYLTKAV; the protein is encoded by the coding sequence ATGTCAACGAAACTTGTAAATCACCCGATCCGTCTCCTCGTCATCGTGGCCAGCACTCGACCCGGACGGCTGGGTCCTGCCGTCGCGGATTGGTTCATCCAGGCAACACAGGTGGATGCCGAACAGGCCGGCATCACCGTCGAGATCGCCGACCTCGCGGAGGTGGCGTTGCCATTTCTCGACGAACCCGAGCATCCGTCTACTGGGGTGTACACCAAGGAGCACACCCGAGCGTGGAGCGGTCTCGTAGACCGTGCCGATGCCTTCGTCGTGATCACCCCGGAGTACAACTACGGAATGCCTGCGGTGCTGAAGAATGCCCTCGACTACTTGTATCGGGAGTGGGCGTGGAAGCCTGTAGCCTTCGTCAGTTACGGCAATACCTCGGCCGGTACCCGCTCGGTACAAATGGCTAAGCAGGTGGTCACCACGTTGAGGATGATGCCGATCGGCGCGACCGTGGCTCTGCGTATTGCCGACAGCATTCAGGACGGTCTGGTCCAAAAGGGCACCAGCCTGGATCAAGCCGCACGTAACGTTCTTGAGGAACTCAGCAGCGTTGCAAGGGCGCTGCGACCGTTGCGTGCGACTCAGAAAGGCGGCAGCCCGAACAGCGACACTCAGGACGGCGACACTGAGGACAGCGACAGCCCGAACAGCGTCACTCCGAACCAGGACGGCGTGACTCCTGGTCCCGTCGACGGCCTCGCCCTTTCGGTCGCCGGCGAGCATGACCTGGCGGAGCTACTGGTACTGCAGCGGTGTTGCTGGGTGCAGGAGGCGCTGGCCAACAACACCCTGGACCTGTGGCCGCTCCGCGAGACGTTAACAGACATCAAGATGTGGGTGACGACTTGGCGGGTGTGGATCGTACGCCGACAAGGTCGACTGGTGGCAGCGGTCCGCGCAAGGACTCAGGATTCAACCTGGGAGATCGGGCGGCTGATGGTCGCGCCCGATCAGGCCGGCAACGGCATCGGATCGTGGCTGCTGGCCCATTCCGAACGCCACGCACCCGACGGAACGTCGACGATCGCCTTGTTCACCGGACAGCACAGCCACCGCAACATCGGCCTGTATCGACGCTCCGGCTACGCAATCTACCCAGCGCCGATGGGTACGGCCGTCGATGCCGTCTACCTCACCAAGGCGGTGTAA
- a CDS encoding N-acyl-D-amino-acid deacylase family protein — translation MQNFDLVISNGTVIDGTGAAGRVANVGITGGRITAVTPEAVTGEIGIDAEGKVVCPGFIDLHSHADFSLEGWPEATTQLHQGVTTLLTGNCGWSPFPVGEMERLQRWTSFLGPEISWAWHDTAGFAETQNEARPAINSILQVGHHALRLAVMGEAERAPTTEELDGMCELLRTAASQGARGFSTGLIYAPGTYSSAAEIRTLVQVAAECDLLYSTHIRNESFNLLDSITEAIEAAEAAGARLEISHLKAVSKPNYGRTADALALIDAARARGVDVTADVYPYTASSTTLTTRLPTSALDGGVEAFLARLRIPDERSSILAGTRAAFARDGIADGVVISALPPGQYDWALGLSVAEIGSREGVDAAEATLRILEAHEASVAIVSHGMSENDVRNVLRHPQVSVASDGWVMRPEGEGQPHPRNFGTFSRVLGHYSRDEKVLSLEEAIRKMTSLPASRLKLADRGVLAESMVADIAVFDPEAVSDPSTFQDPWQLSTGFSEVLVAGQAVLRDGNPTKARPGIVL, via the coding sequence GTGCAGAACTTCGACCTCGTGATCTCGAACGGCACCGTTATTGACGGCACCGGAGCGGCCGGCCGTGTGGCCAATGTCGGCATCACCGGGGGCAGGATCACCGCCGTGACGCCGGAAGCAGTAACAGGAGAGATCGGCATCGATGCCGAGGGTAAAGTCGTGTGCCCTGGGTTCATCGACCTGCACTCCCATGCCGATTTTTCGCTTGAGGGCTGGCCGGAAGCCACCACGCAGCTGCATCAGGGCGTGACGACGCTACTGACCGGAAACTGCGGCTGGTCGCCGTTCCCGGTGGGCGAGATGGAACGGCTGCAACGTTGGACGTCGTTCCTGGGTCCCGAGATCAGCTGGGCCTGGCATGACACTGCTGGCTTCGCCGAAACCCAGAACGAGGCTCGTCCAGCGATCAATTCGATCCTCCAGGTCGGACATCACGCGCTTCGGCTCGCCGTCATGGGCGAGGCGGAGCGGGCCCCGACGACCGAGGAACTGGACGGAATGTGCGAGCTGCTCCGGACCGCGGCATCCCAGGGCGCCCGTGGTTTCTCCACCGGGTTGATCTACGCTCCCGGAACCTATTCATCAGCCGCCGAGATCAGGACGCTTGTCCAGGTCGCGGCGGAATGCGATCTGCTCTACTCGACGCATATCCGCAACGAGTCGTTCAATCTGCTCGACTCGATCACCGAAGCGATCGAGGCAGCCGAGGCTGCCGGTGCGCGGCTGGAGATTTCACACCTGAAAGCGGTGAGTAAGCCCAATTACGGCCGCACCGCCGATGCTCTCGCCCTGATCGACGCCGCTCGAGCGCGCGGCGTCGACGTGACGGCAGACGTCTATCCATACACGGCTTCGAGCACAACACTAACTACCCGGCTGCCGACATCCGCGCTCGATGGCGGGGTCGAAGCGTTTCTCGCCAGGTTGCGAATCCCGGATGAACGCTCGTCGATTCTGGCCGGCACCCGCGCCGCTTTCGCCCGGGACGGCATCGCTGACGGCGTCGTCATCTCAGCCTTGCCGCCCGGGCAGTACGACTGGGCGCTCGGACTCTCGGTCGCCGAGATTGGGTCGCGGGAAGGAGTCGACGCCGCCGAGGCGACGCTTCGCATCCTGGAAGCGCATGAGGCTTCCGTCGCCATCGTGAGTCACGGCATGAGCGAAAACGATGTTCGGAACGTGCTCCGGCATCCGCAGGTGTCAGTCGCCAGCGACGGCTGGGTAATGAGACCAGAAGGCGAGGGGCAGCCCCACCCACGGAACTTCGGCACGTTCAGCCGGGTGCTCGGACACTACAGCCGAGACGAGAAGGTCCTCAGCCTCGAAGAGGCAATTCGGAAAATGACATCGCTACCGGCAAGCAGGCTGAAGCTGGCGGACCGGGGCGTCCTGGCCGAAAGCATGGTCGCCGACATCGCCGTCTTCGATCCCGAGGCGGTCTCCGACCCGTCGACCTTCCAGGACCCGTGGCAGCTGTCCACCGGGTTCTCCGAGGTACTCGTCGCCGGCCAGGCGGTGCTCCGGGATGGAAACCCCACCAAGGCTCGGCCCGGGATCGTTCTCTAA
- a CDS encoding MarR family winged helix-turn-helix transcriptional regulator: MDTNWLSEDEEQAWRAFRRLLTALPARLGRDLANDSGLSSADYEVLSTLSEKPDHRWELKDLADKMEWSRSRLSHHASRMEHRELIEKEPDAQDARGCVLHLTRHGFKVLEAAAHHHLLSVRSRFLDHLSPDELMVLGRVSERIADLPD, translated from the coding sequence ATGGACACCAACTGGTTGAGCGAGGACGAAGAACAGGCGTGGCGCGCCTTCCGTCGATTGCTCACCGCCCTGCCGGCGAGATTGGGGCGGGACCTGGCAAACGACTCCGGCCTTTCCTCGGCCGACTACGAGGTGCTGAGCACATTGTCTGAAAAGCCAGATCACAGGTGGGAACTCAAGGATCTGGCGGACAAAATGGAATGGTCCCGAAGCAGACTGTCTCACCACGCCAGTCGAATGGAACACCGGGAGTTGATCGAGAAGGAGCCCGATGCTCAGGACGCTCGCGGCTGCGTGCTTCACCTGACCAGGCACGGCTTTAAAGTGCTGGAAGCGGCGGCTCATCACCATCTGCTCTCGGTGCGCAGCCGATTCCTCGACCACCTGAGCCCCGACGAGCTGATGGTGCTTGGCCGGGTCTCGGAGCGGATCGCCGACCTTCCAGATTGA
- a CDS encoding alpha-hydroxy acid oxidase has product MKVAEILSLVGKRNLVINPAKRRLLASHTVADLEKYARRKLPRSIFDYLQGGAGAERSLAANVEAFGRYSLVPRSLSDVSKVDTSVDLLGEQYDAPIGLAPTGYTRMLAPAGEPAVAAAAGAANLPYALSTMATTTLEDLTTACAPRNLWFQLYIFKDRSTTEDMIARADASGYRVLEIAIDSAVGGNRVRDRRNGLTIPPQLTLSSLIDIGRKPGYWTGVVTQPSLRFDNIAKSAPEFGGGSTAYINDQFDPSVSWSDIRKIRELWPGKLVIKGPVSPDDAQRCVDLGADGVQLSNHGGRQLDQLVPPVDMIADVRKAVGEDVTILMDSGVRTGVDVAIALALGADAVMIGRPYLWGLIAGGRAGVSHVIGLLRRDLEQTMALLGVTTLQELREQGPSIVRRFADR; this is encoded by the coding sequence GTGAAGGTCGCGGAAATCCTCTCGCTGGTGGGTAAGCGAAACCTGGTGATCAACCCGGCGAAACGTCGCCTGCTGGCGAGCCACACCGTTGCTGACCTGGAGAAGTATGCCCGCCGCAAACTTCCGCGCTCGATTTTCGATTATCTGCAGGGCGGAGCCGGAGCCGAACGAAGCCTGGCCGCCAATGTGGAAGCCTTTGGCCGCTACTCCCTGGTCCCGCGGTCACTATCCGACGTCTCGAAGGTCGACACATCGGTCGATCTGCTCGGCGAGCAATACGACGCTCCGATCGGCCTGGCGCCGACCGGCTACACCCGGATGCTCGCCCCCGCCGGTGAGCCGGCGGTTGCCGCCGCGGCCGGCGCGGCGAATCTGCCCTACGCGCTGTCGACGATGGCGACCACCACGCTTGAGGACCTGACCACTGCCTGTGCGCCGCGAAATCTCTGGTTCCAGCTCTACATCTTCAAGGACCGGTCGACGACGGAAGACATGATCGCCCGAGCCGATGCCAGCGGATACCGGGTGCTCGAGATCGCCATCGACTCCGCCGTCGGTGGTAACCGGGTGCGTGACCGGCGAAACGGCCTGACCATACCGCCGCAGTTGACGCTCTCCAGCCTGATCGACATTGGACGCAAACCGGGTTACTGGACCGGTGTCGTCACCCAGCCCTCGCTGCGATTCGACAACATCGCGAAGTCAGCGCCCGAGTTTGGCGGCGGCTCCACCGCCTACATCAACGACCAGTTCGACCCCAGCGTCAGCTGGTCGGACATCAGGAAGATCCGGGAGCTCTGGCCGGGCAAGCTGGTGATCAAGGGTCCGGTCAGTCCGGATGACGCGCAGCGCTGCGTCGACCTGGGCGCAGATGGCGTGCAGCTTTCGAACCACGGCGGCCGGCAGCTCGACCAACTGGTGCCGCCGGTCGACATGATCGCCGACGTGCGGAAGGCCGTCGGCGAAGACGTCACGATCCTGATGGATTCCGGTGTGCGCACCGGCGTGGATGTCGCGATCGCGCTGGCACTCGGCGCGGATGCGGTCATGATCGGCCGGCCGTACCTCTGGGGCCTGATCGCCGGAGGGCGAGCCGGAGTCAGCCACGTGATCGGGCTACTGCGCCGGGATCTGGAGCAGACGATGGCGCTGCTCGGCGTGACGACACTTCAGGAGCTACGTGAGCAGGGACCCTCAATTGTCCGCCGGTTCGCCGATCGCTGA